TAGATTTTGAAGGTCTTTACACGGCCGACCGCGGAAGTGTCATTAACGGTTTCATGACCGATCTTACTGCATATATTCATACTGAGCTGCCGGGAAAGGAAGTTTCTTTCGCCGGTCCTGCTGTTAACTGGAGCGGGTGGAACCTTGCGGGACTTGCAGCAGCCTGCGATTATATTTTCATCATGGGATATGACTTCTCAGGTTCCTGGAGCACTGTCACCGCACCCACAGCTCCTCTGACGGGTGGGGCTTACAATATCACCAACACAATCACAGTTCAGTATGGTGCCTGCCCTCCGGAAAAACTTGTTCTTGGTGTGCCTTATTATGGTTGTGAGTGGGTTTCAAATACCAATCAGCCCGGTGCCACCATAAGTTCATATCTTGGTCACCCGCGGTTTTATGCAGCCATGGATCAGTCGCAATACTATGGACTTCAGTGGCACACTGCCTCACAGACCGTTTATTATACGATTCCTGTTAACAACAAATACAACCAGGTCTGGTTCGATGACGGAAGAAGCACCGGCTTGAAATTTTCACTGGCCAAACAGTATAATCTTAAAGGTGTCGGAATGTGGGCTCTTGGTTATGACAGGGACAGACAGGAGCTTTGGACAGAATTGAACAAATATCTGAACCCATCATCGTTAGGTGAAGATGATAATTCACCGGAATCGTTTAAGCTGGCGGCGTATCCAAATCCTTTTAACCCTTCAACAACTGTAGCGTTCACGCATTCGGGAGAAGGGAATGTAAAAATCTCGATGTTCGATCTCCTCGGCAGAACAGTTATGGAGAAAGAATATGAAAACCTGCCACAGGGTGAGCATAAGGAATTTATCGATGCCCGGACATTAAATTCAGGAGTTTATTTTGTCAGGGTTTCCGGTTACACCAAATCCGGTATACAAACCTCAATTGTAAAACTTGTACTGACAAAATAGTATTTACCACAAATAAAAAAGCCATGATCATTTTTCATCTGACCATGGCTTTTTTTCTTTTTTTTTAATCTTCTATTCGGCTCTTAAAATCTCATCATATTTTGCCAGCCTTGGTGGATCGACACTTTTCAGCGTTTTAAAGATTGATTTTTCAGGATAATCCTTCAAATATTCGATAATTTCACCACTTTTTGCATCAAAAAACACTTTCAGATAGACACTTCTGATATCTATTTTCGATTTCATCTGCTCGAGAACTTTAATCATCTTTACGATAAGTTCCTGACCCTTGACTTTGTTTTTTGCAATGATGTCGATTCCTCTGTGGTACTCCGAGGTTGCATCGCGAAATGCCCTGTATTTATCATCGAGTATGTTCTGGATAAAATCAGCTTTGCTGTATGCGGCTCCGGCTTCCCAGCCAGTGGCTCTTCTTCCCGCTGCAAGATTCACAACATCAAATGCCTTTTGGAAATACGGCGTTCCTGACCCCTTCTCCCATGAATCCTGCTCGAGACCGATAATCACATATGCATAAAAATCAAGAAATGAAGTCAATCCGTTAAACAGATTCGCATCATAATAAATTGTCTGATTTTTTTCATAAACAAATGCCCAGTTAACATCATTTACAAGAAGCATCGGTGAAAATTTTTCACTTTTGTAAACTTTTCTCATGCTGGTGACCACTACCTGAGCGGTGTAGTTTGACTCATCAGCCCCGGTATTGAAGAAAATATTAAAGCTGCATTTAATTCTGTCATATTCCCAGGGTGATCCGCTGAATTTTGTGGTATTTAAGTAAGTCTGTACCATCGGTCCAAAATCGGCGAGTATTTCTCTGTACTTAATCGAAAGTTTTTCTGCATTAACATTCACCGTCGCATCCAGTTCCTGACTGAACAGTATGTTGAATGATAAAAAGAATAAAACAATCAGCTTCTTCATTTTTTGTCCAAATTTCTTATTTCCTGAGTGCAATTTATGCATATCAGTTTTACGGGCAAATTAAAAATATGTTCCATCCGGTTTTCGTTGATTACTAAATTCCAAAAACACCGCAGAGTATACCGGGAGGGGAATAAACCACAGAGCACACAAGTATGCAAATAAACCACAGAGCACACTGAGTTCACAGAGAAAGGAATAAAATTACTCTGTGCTCTCTGTGTGCTGCAATCGTCAACGAATTGAATATTTGGCCCCGTCAGGGGTCTCGTTTGGGTAGCAATCGGCAACGAATTGAAAATTTGGCCCCGTCAGGGGTCTCGTTTGGGTAGCATTCGTCAACGAATTGAATATTTGGCCCCGTCAGGGGTCTCGTTTGAGTAGCATTCGTCAACGAATTGAATATTTGGCCCCGTCAGGGGTCTCGTTTGGGTAGCAATCGTCAACAATTGAATATTTGGCCCCGTCAGGGGTCTCGTTTGGGTAGCAATCGTCAACAATTGAATATTTGGCCCCGTCAGGGGTCTCGTTTGGGTAGCAATCCGGTCACCTCAAATTCTCTGCGTAACTCCGCAAAATCTGCGTGAATCCGCGTCCTAAAAAATCTCTGTGATCTCCGTGTGCTCTGTGGTTTATTAGTCTTTATTTCATCAAAGCCATTTTAACCGTAAGTGATTTTGTCCTGCCGGAAATTGTATTTGTACACAAAACCTGACAGAAGTAGATACCTGAGGATTCAGTTCCCATATCGATATCCTGTTCAAAATATCCATGACTTAGAACCCCTCTTTCAATCTCCTTTACCTGTTCCCCCATAGCGTTAAAAACTTTTATCACAACTCTATTTTCTTCGGGAAGTGAAAAAGTCACCTTTGTTGAGGGATTGAAAGGATTGGGATAGTTCTGTTGAATTGAATAATTCTCAGGTACTTCGCCCAGCAATACTTCAACTTCATTTGAGTATTCAAATTCACCGTTGTAGTCTATTTGTTTCAGGCGGTAGTAGAGAATGCAAGGAGCTTTTGGTTCATAATCATCATATCCGTAGAAAATCTTACGGGTGGAGGTACCGGAACCTTTTGAGAAAGCAATGGTTTTCCAGTCTCCGTGTTTGTAGCGCCTTTCGATCTCGAAACCCATGTTGTTGGTCTCAGTCTCGGTTGTCCATTGAAGTACCACTTTATTACCAAACGGGAGTGCAGAAAATAATGATAGTTCAACCGGTGTGTTGCCGCGATTGCGGGTTTTCCATATTCCGGATCCCCCGGAATTAACTATTGTGACACCAATTCCTTCAAATAAATCATACATTCCCATCCATGAAAATTTGCTACTGTATGTAGGCAGGAATTCGTTTACTTTCCATGAAAAACCACCATCATAAGTTGAGTATAGTTTATTCGCACTAACATATATGCTAAGTGAATCTTTCATATAGATATAGGATGCGTTTCCCATTCCCGGGATGATCATTTCCGAAATCGTCGCTCCACCATCAGTCGTTTTATAAATTTTACTGTTAGAGGTTAAGAAGATGCCAAAATTGCTGTTAATGAAACTAATTTCCCGAAGGGTTAAACCAAGATTACTGAGTTGGTTCCAGGTGTTTCCATTGTCTGTGGTTTTATAAAGTGAAACATTACAAGCATAGCCTGTTCCGTCTTCGAACATGATTACTTGATCGAAGTTAATTCCTGAGACTGACAACTTTGTGTCCCAATTCCTGCCACCGTTGCTACTTGATAAGATAGTGGTTCCAGATGCAATCCAAATGGTGCCGTCTTCTTGGGTATATATATCATAGATCTGGCCTGTTGGTGATTGTGAAATAGAGTCCATAGTCAAGCAAAGGTCTTCAGATTTAGAGAAGACTTTATCGCTTGCCAGATAGACAAGGGAATCATTCACTATACTAATTTTTGTAGCTTTTCCTTTTTGCATTCTTCTTGTAGCCCAGTGGTTCCCCCGATCGGTAGAAACATAAAGCCTGCCACCTTCATCAGCAATTATCGCATAACCCGGATCGAGAAATGCAGCAGCAGAGTGATTTAAAAAAGTCTGGTCTGTTCTTATTTCCCATGGTTCATTGATATTGGGTCGGGAAACGACAAAAAATATTCCGTCTCCGAGGAGATAAACGCGATTTTCAAAAATTTTGACATCTTTATATTGGCGAGATACTCCAATCTGCGACACATATCGCCATGTAACTCCGGTATCTGTAGTATATAATAGTCCGTTTTCAAATTGGAGTGGGGATATGGCGGTTGTGGGATTTAAAAATTTAATATTAAAGGGAATACCTGCGAAATTAACCTCACCTAAGTCTTTGAATATCCATGTCAAACCTTTGTTTGTAGATGTTGCTAACAATGGGGCATAGTAACCTCGCCAAGGGTCAACCTGAATCCAACGGGCACTTCCCACAACCAGGATACTATCACTAATCTCATCAATGGTTTTTGGGGAGGAGATTCCTGGCGGATTGTACATGTTGGTGAAGGTAATTCCCCCGTCAGTTGTGTGGTGGATTTCTCCAGATGCAAAAACCCATCCTTTAAGAGCGTTTTTAAAATAAAACCCGCCAATATACTGCGCCGAGTCAATAATATTCCAGTTCACTCCCTTGTCAGTGGATTTTAATAAATAATAAACCACAGCTTCACCAGAACCATAATCGACAGAAGCATAAACGGTTGTGCTGCTGAGGAATTGGATTTTCTTCAAGTTTTGATATTGGGTTGGGAGATAGATCTCTGACCATGTTGACCCACCATCAGATGTAAAAATCATTTGGCTCGGGGAATTCAATCTGGCGAAAATATGGTTCTCATCAATAACAGATGCTTCTGTCAAACTGAGTATAGGGATTTGTTGTGCACGAAACCAGTTTCTACCCCCATCAGTGGTTTTTATTACATAACAACTATCGTCCGAATAGGCTGCAGTAAAATTCAATGAGTCGGTCATATGGAAGCTAAATACCTGCCCACTCAAGGGGTTGATTACTACACTTTCCCACTGCGAAAGCAGCAGGGAATTTATAGCAAACAGAAAAATTATCAATCGTTTCATTTTTATTTTTCCTTCGAAAATTATGTTTATTTCATCAAAACCATCTTAACCGTAAGCGATTTTGTCCTGCCGGAAATTGTATTTGTGCAAAGCACCTGACAGAAATACATCCCCGAAGATTGGTTAACCATCTCAAAATCCTGTTCAAAATAGCCATGACTGAGAACCCCTCTATCAATCTCTTTTACCTGTTCCCCCATTGCGTTAAAAACTTTAATCACAACTCTATTTTCTTCGGGAAGTGAAAAAGTCACCTTTGTTGAGGGATTGAAAGGATTGGGATAGTTCTGTTGAATTGAATAATTCTCAGGTACTTCGCCCAATAACACTTCCACTTCGTTTGAGTATTCAAATTCACCGTTGTAGTCAATTTGTTTCAGGCGGTAGTAGAGAATGCAAGGAGCTTTTGGTTCATAATCATCATATCCGTAGAAAATCTTAGGGGTGGAGGTACCGGAACCTTTTGAGAAAGCAATTTTCTTCCAATCGCCATACTTGTATTTTCTTTCAATCTCGAAGCCCATGTTGTTGGTCTCAGTCTCGGTAGTCCACTGAAGTGCAACTTTATTCCCAAGCGACACCGCCGAAAATCCCGACAATTCGACAGGTGTGTTTCCGCGGTTATTCGTTATCCAGATGCCTGTATCATAAAATGATATACCGACTCCTTCGAAATCATCGAACATATACATCCATGCGAACGGGTACTTCGGGAGTTGCGGGCTGAATTGATTGAGTTCCCAACTCAAACCACTGTTATATGAAGAGTACAATGACTTATACTTTATCAAATAGAATTTGAAAGGGTCCAAACAAAAAATATGGAATGGATCCGGTATGCCGGGAATTATTACGGGTTGAAGAGTCAATCCACCATCGTAAGTACGGTAAAACTCACCATTGAAACCCAGTATGAATCCATTTTTGCTGTCATAAAATTCCACACTGCGCAAATATGTAAATGGCATATTCAGTTGTAGCCATGAATTACCATAATTGCTACTTCGAAATACCTTATCCCCTATTGCATAGCATGTGCCATCTTCGAACACATCAATTTTATCGAAAAATTCATTATGAACACTTAATTTGGTTTGCCATGTCGCCCCCTGATCACTGCTGACTAAAATACTGTCGCCGCTCGCGAGCCAGATGTCTCCATTCGGCGCAACCTTAATAAAGCGAATTCGCCCGGATTGGATATGGGCGATTGGATCTATTGTATTACATTTGTCCAAAGAACGATAAACCGTATTACCATCAACAAGATAGATTAGTGAATCGGTTACGATAGAAATTCCGACTGGATAATCAACGGGAGATGATCTCTTACTCCAAGTATTTCCTCTATCGGTCGAAAAATACAGGAGACCTGGGTTAGCACCGATCACACACAAACCAGACTTGGAGAATGCAGCACATTCAGGAAATTCATAAAATTGATCCATTCGCAGATCCCAAGGTTGAGTGATATCGTTGCCTGAAACCAGGAATGATGAACCCCTGCCCGCAGCATAAAGCCTTCTGCCAAATAATTTCATGTCATTATACAAGTAATGCATTTCCGGGGGATTCCCTCTAGTCCATGTGACACCTTGGTCAGTCGTCATAATAACCCCTTTGTTCTGAATTGGTACAGCAATAGCCGTATTTTCATCAATGAACACCATCTTCTCAGGACTCCCCTCCCAATTCTGCTGAGAATAATCATGGTACCGCCATGTCTGACCTCTGTCTGTCGAAAATGCCATCTGAATGAATAATCGTGTTGTGTTAGGGGGGACAAAAACTGATCTGTAGCCACCGATCGCGATGAGAGTGTCGTGCAGAATATCGAATGATGTAATGGTTTGAAATCCTTCAGGCTTCGGAATTTGAGTGAATGTTTGCCCTCCGTCTCTGGTCTCTCTTAACTCTTTACCCATAACCCAGCCGTGATCCAGGTTGATGAATTTAACCCCGGATATGATCCCAACGCTTGAATCAAGCTCTGTCCAACTCATGCATCCGTCAGTAGTCTTCATAAGTTGCCCGTATCCCCCGGAATTCCCGGCGTAATTTCCAACAGCAATCGCTGTATCAGCGTTAAGGAACTGGATCGATTTGAGCATGCTGTATCTTGAGGGTAATGAGATATTCCTCCAGGAAACCCCACCATCGGTTGTCATTAGCAATGAATCTGTATTGGTAGCAGACTTGATCACAAAGATATTGTCTTTATCAATAACCTTGGCATCACTAACCCATGCAAGCGGGATATTCTGAGAATAAATCCACGATCTCCCCCCGTCACTGCTCCTTATGATTGCTGATTTACCATTATCATCATAGTTCCGCCGAAACACCGCAGAAATATTCAAGGAGTCTTCCAAATTGAAATCATAAATTGCCCCATACCAAGGTAAAAAATCGACTTTGGTCCACTGCGAGAATAAAACCGAATTAAACACTAAAAGTATGATAAACAATCTTTTCAAAATAATTTTCATTTTTTACTCACAGGAAAAGTTTTTTAACCTGATACATTATGTACAATTTCATCAGGAAACTATTTGGTCACTAATATTTTTATATGCTCGGTACCGGATTTTGTGATCAATCTAAAAAAATACACACCGGAAGTAAGCCCCGCGGTAACAAATTTTATTGAATTTTCGCCGACAGGAAAGTTATCATCAAGAATGTCGGCTACGGGTCTGCCAAGGATGTCATAAAGTGTTCCTTTAGCATGACCGGCAGCCAGCATATTAAATCGTATTGTCGCAGATTGGTTTCCCAAATTGTTGTTCAGAGATACCGGATTAGGAAATGACTTCAGATCTATCGAGACCGGGATTTGGGGATCATCCTCTATTAATCCAACGCTTGGGTCGAAACTTAAGGTGTTAAAGCCAATCGATGATGGCTGGGAGGCTAATTTTGGTCTGTAAAATTTATCGCGCAAAGTAAATCTGTATTTAAACTTGTAACCTGCTTTCATTTTTGTGCTATCGAGATTCACAGTGATGTTTGTTTTAGGCTTATCGGCAGATACTTTCTCAACCACTGTTGTAGTAGAATCTACTCCGTTTGTATAGAAATAACGAATGAAGAGTGAATCGTTAAAATTTATTCCGGGTATAGAATTTGAAAGTTGAGAGTTCAGGTCATGATTGGTGTTAACCGAAAAGGTTTTTACAAATTCCGCGGTCGTAATCTCAGGAGAAAATGAGATTCTCGGAATCCAATTTGTTGTATTGTATATTGTATCACCATTTTGGTTGAAACGAATCTGATCGAATGAGGAAAAACTCTCACTATCTCCACCGGTGTGTGATTGCCAACCGCTACGATGAAATGTAAAACCTCGACCTCTTTCAACAGTAAATGCTTCTTCGCTGCTTCCTGAGATTGTAATCTCACCAAAACTGTAGTGTCTCAGAGAATCTGTGCCCCAGACAGTAATTTCAACAGGGGAAGATCCACCCACATATCCTAAAAAAGTTTGATAGGGAGGGATGTTAAAATCTAACATCATATATTTATTACCATCTTTGAGATAATATAACTTGTTGTTTTCTTCATCCATCCCAAAGTACCAGCTTCGTGAAACGAAATAACCCTTATAGAATTTTATACCATCATGAATCACCATTGAATCAACTGATGCTTCATGTATGGATTTAACAGATGTGTAAAGTCCACCTGACCAAGAATTTAATTCTTTAATGTACTTATCCTTGTCTTGAAGGTTCATCACAAAAAATGGAGTGGTTTGAGCATAGATATTCAAAAAGGGAACCAGCAATAGTGTAAATGTGCTGATTATCAAGCGGAGTAATACTTCTCTTTTCATCTTTTTTATTCTCGTTTATTTAACCTCAGAGCACACAGAGATTGTATCGGGACGCAGATTCAGGCAGATTCAACGGATGAACGCAGAGCGAATTTGAATACCCAAAACCTTCTCTGTGTGCTCTGCGTGCTCTGTGGTTGTTATTTCATTTATTTCAACAAAGCCATTTTAACCGTAAGTGATTTTGTTCTGCCGGAAATTGTATTTGTACACAAAACCTGACAGAAGTAGATACCTGAGGATTCAGTTCCCATATCGATATCCTGTTCAAAATAGCCATGACTGAGAACCCCTCTATCAATCTCCTTTACCTGTTCCCCCATTGCGTTAAAAACTTTAATCACAACTTTGTTCTCCTCGGGGAGTGAAAATGTAACCTTTGTTGAGGGATTAAACGGGTTTGGGTAATTCTGAAATAACTTGAATTCAACCGGAGTAAGGTCTTTTTCTGAATGATAACCGGTTACTATAGAGTCATCGAGTACAAGATTAATTATAGTGGCAAAGTCTCCGGTTGCCCAAACTTGCTTTCCGTTCGAAAAAATTGACTCAAGGTCATGGCTGGAATTACTATTATGCTTCTTCCATGTGGTACCTCCATCAGAAGTGCTTAAAATAGCGCCATCTGCTCCTGCAACCCAGCCGTAAACAGGGGAAATGAAATGTGCTGCAAACAAGGAACTCTGTTGTCCGGTGTGACTTGATTTCCATGTTGCTCCCTGATTTGTTGTAATGAAAACATAGCCGGAGCTTGCTGTGATATATCCAAATTGTTCATTTAGAAATTTAACTGAAAAAAGTACTGCTTGTCCAATATTCTTGCTTTGCCAGGTAAATCCGGTATTAGTAGTTTTGTAAACATTTCCGTAGCTATCTGTCATAAAACCTAAAGTATCGTTTATGAAATAAATTGAATTTAAATCATTCTGTGTTACTGAGGGTTTCAAATCCCATGTGGAGCCCCCATCATAGGTTTGAAAAACTTCTCCCAGGGCACCTACGATGAATCCCCAATGTTCATCTATAAAATTTACATCGCGGAGTTCAAAGCCAAAAGTGTCGGCGGTTGCCCATTGCCAGCTCGCACCGGAATTGGTCGTTCTTCTTACATAGCCTGAATGGACCATGGTCCATGCATTATTTGAATCCAACAAATGTCCGGCCCAAACTCCTCTGGAAGTTGAATCGGTATCGAATCTTGCCCAGGTTTTACCGGCATCATAAGTTTTAAGGAGTCCTTTCTGGCCGATACACATACCGAAAGAATCGGAGAAAAACTTAATGTCAAAGTATGGCATAATCGTAGGGGGATCAAATTTAGACCATGTCGTTCCATTATTGTTTGTGTATACAATTAAACCATCATCTCCAACGAACACTGCGGCTGAATCATTACGAGCCTCGACAGCTATCAAGTGTGAAGCATGAAAAATTTTCTTTGATATCCAGGAAACCCCCTTATCTGTTGTCCTCATAGAATAATTATCACCTGTCACCCAGATATTGTTGGAATCAAGTGCAGAAATGGAGTAATATCTTCTGCCATCCGAGCGGAGGATTGTCCAGTTTCCACCTCCGTTGGTTGTTTTTAGAATATGTCCTCCCTCACCAACAGCAAAACCGAGCAGGCCATTGAAAAATTTGATGCCCCACAATGGACTTGTAGTACCACTTATCAGTGTTATCCAATTATTTCCAGCGTCAGTGGTTTTTAATATCATACCTCCTGCTCCGGTTATGAATCCTGTAAAAGGATCTAAAAACTGTATTGAAAGAATCTCTTCAGAAGGCCCATTCAACATTTTAGTCCAAGTGGTTCCGCCGTTAACTGATTTTAAGAGGGTTCCATCTTGACCCCCGGCCCAAACTGTATCAATAGAAGAATGTTCAACACATAATAAGTATTTTGTCACTCCTGACACCACTTTTTCCCATGATCTACCTCCATCAGTTGACTTAAGAACAGCACCGTTGTCTCCGACAGCAATACCGTTGAGAGGATTGTTAAAGGAGATACCTCGAATAAACACTCTTGAATCGGTATATATTGGCTGCCAGTTTGTACCACCATCGGTCGTATTCAAGAAAATACCCTGATCACCTCCGATCCAACCTGTGTCAGGATTCAGGAATTCAACTGCCCAAAAGTCGTTATTGGGCAACTGTGGATACTGGTATCTCCAATTTGTCTGAGAATAATTGTTAAAAGTAACAAGAACAAGTAGTAGAATAAAAAAAGTTAAATTTTTCATATCGCCCCCTGTTTAAGGTTCATATTATTGGATTGTGTACTCAAATATCTCATGTTCTCATCTCCTCTATTTCATCAAAACCATCTTCGTTGTCAGCGATTTCGTTCTGCCGGAGACAGTGTTTGTACAGAATACCTGACAGAAATAGATGCCTGATGGTGAGTCCCCCATCTCGATATTCTGATCGAAATTGCCGTGAGGGAGGATGCCGCGGTTGAACTCTTTTACCAGTTCTCCCATCGCGTTATATACCCTGATAACAACCTCATTCTCCTCGGGGAGTGAGAATGAAACTTTCGTATTTGGGTTGAACGGATTCGGGTAGTTCTGGTTGATAGCGTAGTTTTCGGGTACCTCACCGAGGATTACTTCAACTTCGTCAGAGTAGGAGAATCTGCCGTCATAATCGATCTGTTTCAGGCGGTAGTATAGTATCGCAGGGGCTTTTGCTTCAAGATCGTCGTAACCGTAATATATTCTCCTGGTGGAAGTCCCTGAGCCCTTTGAGAAAGCAATTTTCTTCCAATCGCCATACTTGTATTTTCTTTCAATCTCGAAGCCCATGTTGTTGGTTTCAGTCTCGGTAGTCCATTGAAGAACCACTTTGTTTCCGGATTGTGTTGCCGTGAACGCAGAGAGTTCGACGGGGGTGTTGCCGCGGTTGGAGGTTATAAATACATTTTCTTTGCTTCTTCCCAGAAAGATCCCATCAAGTTGATTGAACATATACATCCATCCGAACCAACCATAGTCGGGTTGAGTA
This genomic window from Ignavibacteria bacterium contains:
- a CDS encoding T9SS type A sorting domain-containing protein, translating into MKIHLFFLLIILAVPVLSQEPSSVHKNELDHYNKYFTRTPVSEAENIIPLQFDKSPAGSKVVYGFLPYWEYPGALSYLRYDLLTHISAFDFQIDSLGNVTNPSGWPWTNLINAAHQNGVKVIMTAVNFTPSQIRHIITNSAAKQNFFSKVKATLVQYSLDGVNIDFEGLYTADRGSVINGFMTDLTAYIHTELPGKEVSFAGPAVNWSGWNLAGLAAACDYIFIMGYDFSGSWSTVTAPTAPLTGGAYNITNTITVQYGACPPEKLVLGVPYYGCEWVSNTNQPGATISSYLGHPRFYAAMDQSQYYGLQWHTASQTVYYTIPVNNKYNQVWFDDGRSTGLKFSLAKQYNLKGVGMWALGYDRDRQELWTELNKYLNPSSLGEDDNSPESFKLAAYPNPFNPSTTVAFTHSGEGNVKISMFDLLGRTVMEKEYENLPQGEHKEFIDARTLNSGVYFVRVSGYTKSGIQTSIVKLVLTK
- a CDS encoding DUF4835 family protein, whose amino-acid sequence is MKKLIVLFFLSFNILFSQELDATVNVNAEKLSIKYREILADFGPMVQTYLNTTKFSGSPWEYDRIKCSFNIFFNTGADESNYTAQVVVTSMRKVYKSEKFSPMLLVNDVNWAFVYEKNQTIYYDANLFNGLTSFLDFYAYVIIGLEQDSWEKGSGTPYFQKAFDVVNLAAGRRATGWEAGAAYSKADFIQNILDDKYRAFRDATSEYHRGIDIIAKNKVKGQELIVKMIKVLEQMKSKIDIRSVYLKVFFDAKSGEIIEYLKDYPEKSIFKTLKSVDPPRLAKYDEILRAE
- a CDS encoding T9SS type A sorting domain-containing protein encodes the protein MKRLIIFLFAINSLLLSQWESVVINPLSGQVFSFHMTDSLNFTAAYSDDSCYVIKTTDGGRNWFRAQQIPILSLTEASVIDENHIFARLNSPSQMIFTSDGGSTWSEIYLPTQYQNLKKIQFLSSTTVYASVDYGSGEAVVYYLLKSTDKGVNWNIIDSAQYIGGFYFKNALKGWVFASGEIHHTTDGGITFTNMYNPPGISSPKTIDEISDSILVVGSARWIQVDPWRGYYAPLLATSTNKGLTWIFKDLGEVNFAGIPFNIKFLNPTTAISPLQFENGLLYTTDTGVTWRYVSQIGVSRQYKDVKIFENRVYLLGDGIFFVVSRPNINEPWEIRTDQTFLNHSAAAFLDPGYAIIADEGGRLYVSTDRGNHWATRRMQKGKATKISIVNDSLVYLASDKVFSKSEDLCLTMDSISQSPTGQIYDIYTQEDGTIWIASGTTILSSSNGGRNWDTKLSVSGINFDQVIMFEDGTGYACNVSLYKTTDNGNTWNQLSNLGLTLREISFINSNFGIFLTSNSKIYKTTDGGATISEMIIPGMGNASYIYMKDSLSIYVSANKLYSTYDGGFSWKVNEFLPTYSSKFSWMGMYDLFEGIGVTIVNSGGSGIWKTRNRGNTPVELSLFSALPFGNKVVLQWTTETETNNMGFEIERRYKHGDWKTIAFSKGSGTSTRKIFYGYDDYEPKAPCILYYRLKQIDYNGEFEYSNEVEVLLGEVPENYSIQQNYPNPFNPSTKVTFSLPEENRVVIKVFNAMGEQVKEIERGVLSHGYFEQDIDMGTESSGIYFCQVLCTNTISGRTKSLTVKMALMK
- a CDS encoding T9SS type A sorting domain-containing protein yields the protein MKREVLLRLIISTFTLLLVPFLNIYAQTTPFFVMNLQDKDKYIKELNSWSGGLYTSVKSIHEASVDSMVIHDGIKFYKGYFVSRSWYFGMDEENNKLYYLKDGNKYMMLDFNIPPYQTFLGYVGGSSPVEITVWGTDSLRHYSFGEITISGSSEEAFTVERGRGFTFHRSGWQSHTGGDSESFSSFDQIRFNQNGDTIYNTTNWIPRISFSPEITTAEFVKTFSVNTNHDLNSQLSNSIPGINFNDSLFIRYFYTNGVDSTTTVVEKVSADKPKTNITVNLDSTKMKAGYKFKYRFTLRDKFYRPKLASQPSSIGFNTLSFDPSVGLIEDDPQIPVSIDLKSFPNPVSLNNNLGNQSATIRFNMLAAGHAKGTLYDILGRPVADILDDNFPVGENSIKFVTAGLTSGVYFFRLITKSGTEHIKILVTK
- a CDS encoding T9SS type A sorting domain-containing protein; translated protein: MKNLTFFILLLVLVTFNNYSQTNWRYQYPQLPNNDFWAVEFLNPDTGWIGGDQGIFLNTTDGGTNWQPIYTDSRVFIRGISFNNPLNGIAVGDNGAVLKSTDGGRSWEKVVSGVTKYLLCVEHSSIDTVWAGGQDGTLLKSVNGGTTWTKMLNGPSEEILSIQFLDPFTGFITGAGGMILKTTDAGNNWITLISGTTSPLWGIKFFNGLLGFAVGEGGHILKTTNGGGNWTILRSDGRRYYSISALDSNNIWVTGDNYSMRTTDKGVSWISKKIFHASHLIAVEARNDSAAVFVGDDGLIVYTNNNGTTWSKFDPPTIMPYFDIKFFSDSFGMCIGQKGLLKTYDAGKTWARFDTDSTSRGVWAGHLLDSNNAWTMVHSGYVRRTTNSGASWQWATADTFGFELRDVNFIDEHWGFIVGALGEVFQTYDGGSTWDLKPSVTQNDLNSIYFINDTLGFMTDSYGNVYKTTNTGFTWQSKNIGQAVLFSVKFLNEQFGYITASSGYVFITTNQGATWKSSHTGQQSSLFAAHFISPVYGWVAGADGAILSTSDGGTTWKKHNSNSSHDLESIFSNGKQVWATGDFATIINLVLDDSIVTGYHSEKDLTPVEFKLFQNYPNPFNPSTKVTFSLPEENKVVIKVFNAMGEQVKEIDRGVLSHGYFEQDIDMGTESSGIYFCQVLCTNTISGRTKSLTVKMALLK